The Methanofervidicoccus sp. A16 genome has a segment encoding these proteins:
- a CDS encoding DUF1786 domain-containing protein, with protein sequence MNIMCIDIGKGTQDILYLDMEKSNIENAIKLILPSPTRIIADKILKMEKDLKIDGKVMGGGPVNRAIFQHIEKGYKVIMTKRCARTVRDDLEEVSKRGIILKDAVDCPDVILRDLDFEMFKKIFREIGVEFRPDIVGVACQDHGYIKGQSDRITRFNYFREQLRRSSNPLEYIIVEEEGIFSRFKSILETLRESNYKGFVMDSKMASICGILDYAIEEGIEEFIGLDIGNGHTLGVSIKDGKIKGIFEHHTGMLTPEKLKDIVDRLAEGSLRNEDIYEDGGHGAVVLEGIEPQEILITGPNREMFKRYGRYAYPGGDVMITGCVGLLGAFEYNREKLLR encoded by the coding sequence ATGAACATAATGTGTATAGACATTGGTAAAGGTACCCAAGATATCCTCTACTTGGACATGGAGAAAAGTAACATTGAGAACGCCATAAAATTGATACTTCCATCGCCTACAAGAATAATTGCAGATAAGATACTGAAGATGGAGAAAGATCTAAAGATAGATGGTAAAGTAATGGGAGGGGGCCCTGTTAACAGAGCCATATTTCAACATATAGAGAAAGGATACAAGGTTATAATGACTAAAAGATGTGCAAGGACTGTTAGAGACGACTTAGAGGAGGTATCAAAGAGAGGAATAATACTAAAAGATGCTGTAGACTGCCCAGATGTAATACTGAGGGATTTAGATTTTGAAATGTTTAAAAAGATATTTAGGGAGATAGGGGTGGAGTTTAGGCCAGATATAGTGGGTGTCGCATGTCAGGATCATGGATATATCAAAGGTCAAAGTGATAGGATCACAAGGTTCAACTACTTCAGGGAACAACTGAGAAGATCTTCCAACCCATTAGAGTATATAATAGTAGAGGAGGAAGGCATATTTTCAAGGTTTAAAAGTATACTGGAAACCTTGAGGGAGTCCAACTATAAGGGATTTGTAATGGACAGTAAGATGGCCTCTATATGTGGTATATTGGACTATGCTATAGAGGAAGGAATAGAAGAATTTATAGGTTTAGATATTGGCAACGGTCATACATTGGGAGTTTCTATAAAAGATGGAAAGATAAAGGGCATATTTGAACATCATACTGGGATGCTCACACCTGAGAAGTTAAAGGATATCGTTGATAGACTTGCAGAGGGCTCATTGAGAAACGAAGATATATATGAAGATGGAGGTCATGGTGCTGTAGTGTTAGAGGGGATTGAACCTCAGGAGATACTAATTACAGGACCAAATAGAGAGATGTTTAAGAGGTATGGAAGGTACGCCTATCCAGGTGGAGATGTTATGATTACAGGATGTGTAGGGTTGTTGGGGGCTTTTGAGTACAATAGAGAAAAATTATTGAGATAG
- a CDS encoding phosphoadenosine phosphosulfate reductase family protein: MEENSRSLKISNEEELKCEICLNTSKTSKIINYQGKNICMECYYSIKYPRDPQKMKKEIEDILKNTKKKNKYHCIMALSGGKDSIVALYLLVKEFKVNPLCVTVDNNYISDEAIENCRNITRYLNVDWIVLNRDFTELFKDTISRGESPCRKCSERIMREVWRVAKMLNIDVIVTGHELPFGTSSLKRLEGGITVVRLLAGYKLTDEERRKILKELPWKDPKLGGYTTNCLVLAPAIKEFYKKYGYSFEFRRICAMVRYGLIDKDKALQLLKCPEVPEKIYEELKRRGLDIKH, from the coding sequence ATGGAAGAAAATAGTAGATCCCTAAAAATCAGTAATGAAGAAGAATTAAAATGCGAAATCTGCCTCAACACCAGTAAAACTTCTAAGATAATAAACTATCAGGGAAAAAACATCTGTATGGAATGCTACTACTCCATCAAATATCCTAGAGACCCACAAAAGATGAAAAAAGAGATAGAAGATATACTAAAAAATACAAAAAAGAAAAATAAATACCACTGTATAATGGCCCTCTCTGGAGGAAAGGATAGCATTGTAGCACTTTACCTTTTAGTTAAAGAGTTCAAGGTAAATCCTCTATGTGTTACAGTAGACAACAACTATATCTCAGATGAAGCCATTGAAAACTGCCGTAATATCACAAGGTATTTAAATGTAGACTGGATAGTCCTAAATAGAGATTTTACAGAACTGTTCAAAGATACTATTTCAAGGGGGGAGTCTCCCTGTAGAAAATGCTCTGAACGTATAATGAGGGAAGTATGGAGAGTTGCAAAGATGCTAAATATCGATGTAATAGTTACAGGCCATGAATTACCCTTTGGAACCTCCTCCCTTAAGAGGTTAGAGGGAGGGATAACTGTTGTAAGACTACTGGCAGGTTATAAGTTAACAGATGAGGAGAGGCGCAAAATCTTAAAGGAACTCCCTTGGAAGGATCCTAAGTTGGGAGGATATACCACCAACTGTTTAGTCCTTGCACCTGCAATAAAGGAGTTTTATAAGAAGTATGGATATAGTTTTGAATTTAGAAGAATCTGTGCCATGGTTAGGTATGGATTGATAGATAAGGATAAAGCCCTTCAGTTGTTGAAGTGCCCAGAGGTCCCTGAAAAGATATACGAAGAATTAAAAAGGAGAGGATTGGATATAAAACATTGA